In one Musa acuminata AAA Group cultivar baxijiao chromosome BXJ2-5, Cavendish_Baxijiao_AAA, whole genome shotgun sequence genomic region, the following are encoded:
- the LOC103974097 gene encoding PLAT domain-containing protein 3, which produces MANGGVNTVLMTILLLLLFSCLATISHATRPSLVKVAVAGKDDEYKCVYTIYIRTGSIWKAGTDSVISLALAGSDGVGVLIEDLESWGGLMGANYDYYERGNLDIFSGRGPCITSWPPCWMNLTSDGSGPHHGWYCNYVEVTTTGPHMGCSQQQFTVEQWLARDASPYRLYATRNYCPNPDDVGGQGEGGDNKVTRRSHVAHVE; this is translated from the exons ATGGCCAACGGCGGAGTCAACACTGTCTTGAtgaccatcctcctcctcctcctcttctcctgttTGGCCACCATCTCCCACGCCACCAGACCTTCCCTGGTCAAG GTCGCGGTTGCCGGGAAGGACGACGAGTACAAGTGCGTGTACACTATCTACATACGGACGGGGTCGATCTGGAAGGCGGGGACGGACTCGGTGATCAGCCTGGCGTTGGCGGGGTCGGACGGCGTCGGGGTGCTGATCGAGGACCTGGAGAGCTGGGGCGGCCTCATGGGCGCCAACTACGACTACTACGAGCGCGGCAACCTCGACATCTTCAGCGGCCGCGGGCCCTGCATAACCTCCTGGCCGCCGTGCTGGATGAACCTCACCTCCGACGGCTCCGGCCCCCACCACGGCTGGTACTGTAACTACGTCGAGGTCACCACCACCGGCCCCCACATGGGCTGCAGCCAGCAGCAGTTCACCGTCGAGCAGTGGCTCGCCCGCGACGCCAGCCCCTACCGCCTCTACGCCACCCGCAACTACTGCCCCAACCCCGACGACGTCGGCGGCCAGGGCGAGGGCGGAGACAACAAGGTCACACGCAGAAGTCACGTGGCGCACGTGGAGTGA
- the LOC103974096 gene encoding uncharacterized protein LOC103974096 isoform X2, translating to MGPAVAERRTLVLVNLAAIMERADEALLPAVYHEVGAALHASPTGLGSLTLFRSIVQSACYPLAAYLATRHNRTHVIALGAFLWAAATFLVALSNTFLQVAISRALNGVGLALVTPAIQSLVADSTDDSTRGTAFGWLQLTGNFGSIIGGFFSLLLASTTFMGIAGWRVAFHVVGMISVVVGVLIRLFAVDPHFSDDARSTNELVPRKSAWEEAKFMLDEAKAVLRIPSFQIIVAQGVTGSFPWSALSFAPMWLELIGFSHKGTGILMSMFIVASSLGGLLGGKMGDFLAKRFPDTGRIILSQISSGSAIPLAALLMLVLPDDPSMGLAHGIVLFIMGLSISWNAPATNNPIFAGIVLEKSRTETTVFLNVEDVNCCYLQFFIKILFPLLARNHSELIMIYWQMRLHIESIPFLPFCKKQKENKKFHIDKLLIEYYYFP from the exons ATGGGGCCGGCGGTGGCGGAGCGGCGGACGCTGGTGCTGGTGAACCTGGCGGCAATCATGGAGCGCGCCGACGAGGCGCTCCTCCCTGCGGTCTACCATGAGGTGGGGGCAGCCCTCCACGCCTCGCCCACGGGGCTCGGTTCCCTCACCCTCTTCCGCTCCATCGTCCAGTCCGCCTGCTACCCCCTCGCCGCCTACCTGGCCACCCGCCACAACCGCACCCACGTCATCGCCCTCGGTGCCTTCCTCTGGGCCGCGGCGACCTTCCTCGTCGCCCTCTCCAACACCTTCCTCCAG GTAGCAATCTCAAGAGCTCTGAATGGAGTCGGACTAGCCTTGGTGACACCTGCTATCCAGTCCCTTGTTGCCGACTCCACCGACGATAGCACGCGAGGCACAGCTTTCGGATGGCTACAATTGACTGGCAACTTTGGTTCCATCATTGGTGGCTTCTTCTCCCTACTATTAGCTTCCACTACATTCATGGGAATTGCCGGTTGGAGAGTTGCTTTCCATGTGGTTGGTATGATAAGCGTGGTGGTCGGAGTACTCATCCGACTCTTTGCGGTGGATCCTCATTTCTCCGATGATGCCAGATCGACCAACGAGCTTGTTCCGCGGAAGTCCGCATGGGAAGAGGCGAAGTTTATGCTTGATGAAGCAAAGGCTGTCTTGAGAATCCCCTCGTTTCAGATAATTGTGGCTCAGGGCGTCACTGGTTCATTTCCATGGTCTGCGTTATCCTTTGCGCCGATGTGGCTGGAGCTCATCGGTTTCTCTCACAAAGGAACTGGGATCCTAATGAGTATGTTCATCGTTGCAAGCTCTCTCGGAGGACTGTTGGGAGGAAAGATGGGAGATTTCCTTGCCAAACGTTTCCCTGATACTGGAAGGATCATTTTGTCTCAGATAAGTTCTGGCTCTGCAATCCCACTTGCAGCATTGTTGATGCTGGTCTTACCAGATGATCCCTCCATGGGACTTGCACATGGCATTGTCTTGTTCATCATGGGTTTAAGCATCTCCTGGAATGCTCCGGCTACAAACAA CCCTATATTTGCAGGGATTGTGCTTGAGAAATCAAGAACAGAAACCACCGTGTTTCTCAATGTTGAAGATGTTAATTGTTGCTATCTACAATTTTTCATTAAGATTTTGTTTCCATTACTAGCAAGGAATCACTCTGAATTAATTATGATATATTGGCAAATGAGATTGCATATTGAATCAATACCATTCTTACCCTTttgcaaaaaacaaaaagaaaacaaaaaattccaCATCGACAAACTTCTTATTGAATACTATTATTTCCCATGA
- the LOC103974096 gene encoding uncharacterized protein LOC103974096 isoform X1 yields the protein MGPAVAERRTLVLVNLAAIMERADEALLPAVYHEVGAALHASPTGLGSLTLFRSIVQSACYPLAAYLATRHNRTHVIALGAFLWAAATFLVALSNTFLQVAISRALNGVGLALVTPAIQSLVADSTDDSTRGTAFGWLQLTGNFGSIIGGFFSLLLASTTFMGIAGWRVAFHVVGMISVVVGVLIRLFAVDPHFSDDARSTNELVPRKSAWEEAKFMLDEAKAVLRIPSFQIIVAQGVTGSFPWSALSFAPMWLELIGFSHKGTGILMSMFIVASSLGGLLGGKMGDFLAKRFPDTGRIILSQISSGSAIPLAALLMLVLPDDPSMGLAHGIVLFIMGLSISWNAPATNNPIFAEIVAEKSRTSIYALDRSFESVLSSFAPPVVGILAEHVYGYKPVSYGPNESSSVETDRENAASLAKALYTAIAFPMSLCCFIYSFLYCTYPRDRERARMDSLIASELQQIEMDNVGEVLPESSGILVSEMELNGNPRSEIDIVYGNEDFEIDDNDERTLLSHKVETSN from the exons ATGGGGCCGGCGGTGGCGGAGCGGCGGACGCTGGTGCTGGTGAACCTGGCGGCAATCATGGAGCGCGCCGACGAGGCGCTCCTCCCTGCGGTCTACCATGAGGTGGGGGCAGCCCTCCACGCCTCGCCCACGGGGCTCGGTTCCCTCACCCTCTTCCGCTCCATCGTCCAGTCCGCCTGCTACCCCCTCGCCGCCTACCTGGCCACCCGCCACAACCGCACCCACGTCATCGCCCTCGGTGCCTTCCTCTGGGCCGCGGCGACCTTCCTCGTCGCCCTCTCCAACACCTTCCTCCAG GTAGCAATCTCAAGAGCTCTGAATGGAGTCGGACTAGCCTTGGTGACACCTGCTATCCAGTCCCTTGTTGCCGACTCCACCGACGATAGCACGCGAGGCACAGCTTTCGGATGGCTACAATTGACTGGCAACTTTGGTTCCATCATTGGTGGCTTCTTCTCCCTACTATTAGCTTCCACTACATTCATGGGAATTGCCGGTTGGAGAGTTGCTTTCCATGTGGTTGGTATGATAAGCGTGGTGGTCGGAGTACTCATCCGACTCTTTGCGGTGGATCCTCATTTCTCCGATGATGCCAGATCGACCAACGAGCTTGTTCCGCGGAAGTCCGCATGGGAAGAGGCGAAGTTTATGCTTGATGAAGCAAAGGCTGTCTTGAGAATCCCCTCGTTTCAGATAATTGTGGCTCAGGGCGTCACTGGTTCATTTCCATGGTCTGCGTTATCCTTTGCGCCGATGTGGCTGGAGCTCATCGGTTTCTCTCACAAAGGAACTGGGATCCTAATGAGTATGTTCATCGTTGCAAGCTCTCTCGGAGGACTGTTGGGAGGAAAGATGGGAGATTTCCTTGCCAAACGTTTCCCTGATACTGGAAGGATCATTTTGTCTCAGATAAGTTCTGGCTCTGCAATCCCACTTGCAGCATTGTTGATGCTGGTCTTACCAGATGATCCCTCCATGGGACTTGCACATGGCATTGTCTTGTTCATCATGGGTTTAAGCATCTCCTGGAATGCTCCGGCTACAAACAA CCCTATATTTGCAGAGATTGTAGCTGAGAAATCAAGAACAAGCATATATGCATTGGACAGATCTTTTGAGTCGGTGCTATCATCGTTTGCTCCTCCTGTTGTTGGCATTTTAGCTGAGCATGTTTATGGATATAAGCCAGTTTCTTATGGACCAAATGAAAGTAGCAGTGTTGAAACAGACAGAGAAAATGCTGCGTCTCTAGCCAAGGCACTCTACACTGCAATAGCATTTCCCATGTCACTCTGTTGCTTCATCTATTCCTTCTTGTATTGTACCTATCCAAGAGACAGAGAGAGGGCACGGATGGATTCATTGATAGCATCAGAACTGCAGCAGATAGAGATGGATAATGTTGGTGAAGTGTTGCCAGAGTCTTCAGGAATTCTAGTTTCTGAGATGGAATTGAATGGGAACCCGAGAAGTGAGATTGATATTGTTTATGGAAATGAAGATTTTGAGATCGATGACAATGATGAGAGGACACTTCTCTCACATAAAGTGGAGACATCAAATTAA